CTACCTCGCGAGCGCGCACGTGATGACGACCGAGTCGGTCGCGTTCAACGTGCAGCCGCGCGCCACGGGGCAGCTGCTCGTCGGCTCGTCGCGCGAGCTCGTCGGATGGGACGGCTCGATCAACCGGAGCGTGCTGCGCCGCATGCTCGACCGCGCGGCCGAGTTCCTCCCCACGCTCGCCGACCTCTCGGTGATCCGCACGTGGACCGGCTTCCGTCCGGCGACGCCGGACAAGCTGCCATTGATCGGCGCGTGGCCGGCGATCCCGGGGATGTGGATCGCCGCGGGACACGAGGGGCTCGGCATCGCCATGGCGTTAGGCACGGCGCGCCTGCTCGCCGATCTCGTCGCGGGACGGACGCCGCCGATCGACGCGGCACCGTTCGCGCCGTCGCGCGTGCTCGATGCGGCGACGATGGACGAGGCGTCGCACGCCGGGGCCGGGCTCCATGACGAGCACATTTCCTAGAGGTTTGGTAACGGATCGACTGATCCGCCGATCCGCGGCCAGACACGAGGAGCCTTGCATGCACATGGAGTTCTGAGATGGCGCACCCGAAGCACCACGATCCGACGACGATCGCTCTCACGCTCGACGGCGAGACGCTGCTCGTGCGCGAGGGCGTCTCGCTCGCCGCGGCGCTGCTCGACGCGGGCGTGCGATCCTTCCGCCGATCGGTGTCGAGCGAGTCGCGCGCGCCGCTGTGCGGCATGGGCATCTGCCACGAGTGCCGCGTTACGATCGACGGCGTGCCGCACCGGCGCGCGTGCCTCGTGCCCGTCGCGGCGGGAATGGACGTGCGCACGGGAGGCGCCGCGTGATGCACGGGTTGGGCGCCCGCGACGTCGTCGTGGTCGGCGGCGGGCCGGCGGGGATCGCGGCGGCGACGCGCGCCGCGGAGTCGGGTGCGCGCGTGGTGCTGGTCGACGAGAGCCCGCTGCCGGGCGGCCAGATCTGGCGTCACCGCACCGACGCGCCGGCGGCCGCGCGACCGTGGCTCGAGCGGCTGCGTCGCTCCGGCGCGACGCTCATGGCGAGCAGCGCGGTGATCGACGCGTGGGCCGAGCCGTCGGACGACGGCGAGCTGCTCGCGCTCGCGGTCGAGCGCATCGCCGCGGGCGACGGCGCGTCCGCCGGTGCGCCGAGCGTGGTGCGGACGCACGCGGTGGTG
The window above is part of the Gemmatirosa kalamazoonensis genome. Proteins encoded here:
- a CDS encoding (2Fe-2S)-binding protein encodes the protein MAHPKHHDPTTIALTLDGETLLVREGVSLAAALLDAGVRSFRRSVSSESRAPLCGMGICHECRVTIDGVPHRRACLVPVAAGMDVRTGGAA